A portion of the Luxibacter massiliensis genome contains these proteins:
- a CDS encoding MATE family efflux transporter encodes MKKIYTINMVEGPVFRKILVFSLPLAATGILQLLFNASDMIVVGKFAGGNSLAAVGATTSLIGLLTGTFLGVSIGVNIVVARYLGCQDEESVNTAIHTAIALSILLGIGLLILGLFLSVPLLRLMGAPEEIMSLSSLYLRIYFLGVPANITYNFGAAILRAFGDTQKPLLFLVFSGIINISLNLLLVVGFGLDVAGVAIATVAAQYISLILVLYCLAHTEGSGHLDLKKLKMDWREAKNMLSVGLPAGLQTAFFNVSNVIVQSTVNSFGANVIAAASAAGNLETFTSLAMDAVFQAAVTFTSQNMGAGKLKRIPVIFRDALLIVLILGISVGGLTCLFGRQLLSIYISSGDPSYDAVIQYGMLRLIYVCGFQFLCGMMNVVCGMVRGFGYAWLPMVIAIVGICGLRILWILTVFPMNRTLDTLYLAFPVSWVVTGAAQFVCYLVIWKKIKNF; translated from the coding sequence ATGAAGAAAATCTATACTATTAATATGGTGGAAGGCCCTGTATTCAGAAAAATTCTGGTGTTCAGCCTTCCACTGGCCGCTACGGGGATTCTGCAGCTTCTGTTCAACGCGTCAGACATGATAGTGGTGGGGAAGTTTGCAGGTGGGAATTCCCTGGCTGCAGTGGGCGCCACCACATCTCTTATTGGCCTTTTGACAGGGACATTTCTGGGAGTATCTATCGGAGTGAATATTGTTGTGGCACGGTATCTGGGCTGCCAGGATGAGGAGTCTGTCAACACCGCAATCCATACGGCGATTGCACTTAGTATTTTACTAGGGATCGGACTGCTTATCCTGGGGCTTTTTTTGTCTGTTCCCCTGCTGCGGCTGATGGGCGCCCCGGAAGAAATAATGAGCCTGTCTTCGCTTTATCTGCGTATTTATTTCTTGGGCGTGCCTGCCAACATTACTTATAACTTTGGTGCTGCTATTTTGCGGGCGTTTGGGGATACCCAAAAGCCCCTTTTGTTTCTTGTGTTCTCCGGCATTATAAATATCAGCCTGAACCTGCTTCTGGTAGTTGGTTTTGGCCTGGATGTGGCAGGCGTGGCGATTGCCACGGTTGCCGCCCAGTATATTTCCCTCATTCTTGTCCTTTACTGCCTGGCCCATACTGAGGGGAGCGGGCATCTGGACTTAAAAAAACTAAAGATGGACTGGAGGGAGGCAAAAAACATGCTTTCCGTGGGACTGCCCGCCGGACTGCAGACTGCCTTTTTTAATGTATCCAATGTAATCGTCCAGAGCACAGTAAATTCTTTTGGGGCCAATGTGATTGCTGCCGCTTCGGCGGCAGGCAACCTGGAGACTTTCACAAGCCTGGCTATGGACGCGGTCTTTCAGGCGGCGGTAACTTTTACAAGCCAGAACATGGGGGCCGGGAAATTAAAGCGTATTCCGGTTATTTTCCGGGATGCTCTGCTAATTGTGCTGATTCTGGGCATATCTGTGGGGGGGCTGACCTGCCTTTTCGGGCGTCAGCTTCTGAGTATATATATTTCTTCCGGCGACCCTTCTTATGATGCGGTCATCCAATATGGGATGCTTAGGCTTATCTATGTGTGCGGGTTTCAATTTCTATGCGGCATGATGAATGTAGTATGTGGGATGGTAAGGGGGTTCGGGTATGCATGGCTTCCGATGGTGATCGCCATAGTGGGAATCTGCGGCCTGCGTATTCTATGGATTTTGACAGTGTTCCCGATGAACAGGACACTAGATACGCTCTACCTTGCATTCCCGGTGAGCTGGGTGGTGACAGGTGCTGCACAGTTCGTCTGCTATCTTGTGATTTGGAAAAAAATAAAAAATTTTTGA
- a CDS encoding PTS system mannose/fructose/sorbose family transporter subunit IID: MERKENTYRKVPKTMLWRCWFWFMFLHMTCQTFDRGYGNAFTAAIVPILRYLYKGCPDEEAQIREGLQRTRNYYLCEQSFSGVLFAIIVGMEEKKANGENVNGDMIFATKNGIMGPMSGMGDTIHGSTIRQFGIAVTILLCLSGNVAGSVLMLIAINISPFATAFLNVNRGYREGSAFVLNLLKNGKLQGIAHAASTMNMFIMGGVAAAYVSIRTGLVFGGVSIQNILDLALPGILVLAVIFLYFLLIRKKIRINKIIFGTAVASVLFTVLHIIV, from the coding sequence ATGGAGAGGAAAGAGAATACATACCGTAAGGTTCCAAAGACAATGCTGTGGCGCTGCTGGTTTTGGTTTATGTTCCTGCATATGACCTGCCAGACATTTGACAGAGGGTATGGAAATGCATTTACCGCCGCCATTGTTCCCATTTTACGTTATCTTTATAAAGGATGCCCGGATGAGGAGGCTCAGATACGGGAAGGGCTGCAGCGTACGAGGAATTACTATCTGTGTGAACAGAGTTTTTCCGGGGTACTGTTTGCCATAATTGTGGGGATGGAAGAGAAGAAAGCGAATGGAGAGAATGTAAATGGGGATATGATTTTTGCCACAAAAAATGGCATTATGGGGCCAATGTCCGGCATGGGAGACACAATCCACGGCTCTACGATACGGCAGTTCGGCATTGCTGTCACTATATTGCTGTGCCTGTCCGGCAATGTGGCAGGTTCTGTCCTGATGTTGATTGCCATTAATATTTCTCCTTTTGCCACTGCGTTTCTCAATGTAAACAGGGGATACCGGGAGGGCAGTGCATTTGTGTTAAATCTGCTTAAGAATGGAAAACTGCAAGGGATTGCCCATGCGGCAAGTACAATGAACATGTTTATTATGGGCGGAGTCGCCGCAGCCTATGTAAGTATCCGCACCGGACTGGTATTTGGCGGGGTTTCCATCCAGAATATCCTCGATCTGGCGCTGCCCGGCATCCTAGTGCTGGCAGTAATTTTCCTCTATTTTCTTTTGATACGTAAAAAGATACGTATTAATAAGATCATTTTCGGCACGGCGGTTGCCAGTGTGCTGTTTACAGTACTTCATATCATTGTGTAG
- a CDS encoding PTS sugar transporter subunit IIC: MTVLQVLLVALYYGFFSSQPFILLMGVSTFGSIAGLIIGLIMGEPGTGVMIGAMIQVTYLGTVGYGGTRPFDQFLATSIIVPVAVATDMPATLALALAMFFSALGGVVLDNPWKKINTNVWGPRIDKAVETLNYGEIARCSGLYPMLTRMLLSCPFVIVCIYAATFGVNWFLGSAPQWLITGLSNTGLLLPAMGFALFITTYGRNAQIPFFLAGFLVMMFADLPILGIAAFGGFLAYLSVAWTDNDLLKKKGV; the protein is encoded by the coding sequence ATGACTGTTCTTCAAGTACTGCTGGTTGCGCTCTACTATGGATTTTTCTCCTCGCAGCCATTTATTCTTCTGATGGGAGTCTCTACTTTTGGATCCATTGCAGGGTTAATCATCGGACTTATCATGGGAGAGCCGGGGACAGGGGTTATGATTGGCGCCATGATCCAGGTTACATACCTTGGTACAGTTGGATACGGCGGGACAAGGCCATTCGACCAGTTTCTTGCCACATCTATTATCGTTCCTGTGGCAGTTGCCACTGATATGCCGGCAACTTTGGCTCTTGCGCTGGCCATGTTTTTCAGTGCCCTTGGCGGGGTCGTGCTGGATAATCCATGGAAAAAAATAAATACAAATGTCTGGGGGCCGCGCATTGATAAAGCAGTGGAAACCTTAAACTATGGCGAGATTGCCCGCTGCAGCGGACTCTATCCTATGCTGACCAGAATGTTGTTATCCTGTCCCTTTGTGATTGTGTGCATTTATGCGGCGACTTTCGGTGTGAACTGGTTTCTGGGTTCTGCCCCCCAGTGGCTGATTACTGGATTAAGTAATACCGGACTTCTCCTGCCTGCCATGGGATTTGCCCTCTTTATCACCACATATGGGAGGAATGCCCAGATTCCGTTTTTCCTCGCCGGTTTTTTGGTGATGATGTTTGCAGATTTGCCAATCTTGGGAATCGCAGCATTTGGAGGTTTTCTTGCATACCTTTCCGTCGCCTGGACGGATAATGACCTGTTAAAAAAGAAAGGGGTGTAA
- a CDS encoding PTS system mannose/fructose/N-acetylgalactosamine-transporter subunit IIB — protein sequence MNNIKLARVDNRYIHGQVSARLVRELGITKILLISDACAADPLMSELYKLMAVDFGVDVLSIQDAADKWREGAFNSEPALLLLWGNIGDAVKSYQMGMKYAELALANIPGNGNNIRVNNSCYITGDEAGELKKLSADGVEVYFQATTDIPKVSLDEALKITKL from the coding sequence ATGAACAATATTAAATTAGCTCGGGTGGATAATCGGTACATTCATGGCCAGGTCAGCGCCCGCCTGGTACGGGAATTGGGAATTACAAAAATTTTGCTGATCAGTGATGCCTGTGCAGCGGATCCTCTGATGAGCGAGCTGTATAAACTGATGGCTGTGGACTTTGGGGTTGACGTCCTCTCCATCCAGGATGCGGCAGATAAGTGGCGGGAAGGGGCGTTTAACAGTGAGCCTGCCCTTCTGCTTTTGTGGGGCAATATAGGGGATGCGGTGAAGTCATATCAGATGGGAATGAAATATGCAGAGTTGGCTCTGGCAAACATCCCGGGAAACGGAAATAATATCCGGGTAAATAATTCCTGTTATATTACCGGGGATGAGGCAGGAGAGCTAAAGAAACTGTCGGCAGATGGCGTTGAAGTATATTTTCAGGCAACTACAGACATACCGAAAGTTTCCCTTGATGAAGCGCTCAAAATTACTAAACTTTAA